From a single Vibrio tubiashii genomic region:
- the flgL gene encoding flagellar hook-associated protein FlgL, whose translation MMNRISSFHNYQSVQNDLRRSEAKVHHNQAQLASGKKLMKASDDPLATHYIQNIGQQKEQLRQFTDAITLSRNRLEHHEVIISNAEDYADEAKRTVMEMINGSLSPEDRFAKRREMQEIADNFLNLVNVQDESGNYIFAGTKPKNQPFFRDKDGDVVYAGDDYQRKMKISNSLEMPINDPGSKLFMEIDNPFGDFEPKYTLNETSELLLERANNINPDDTSTYKVTFVDMPDGKYGYQLERDGAVVKADTFDPAVGIKFEDVSIQVKGQITKGDQITLEPKRTYSIFETFQDAMALSQGSVSDTSNTAQLHRVVEEFHSAFIHLNKARTDVGARLSTLDIQEEQHDDFNMTLAKSKSNFEDLDYAEAIIEFNENSRALQASQQAFGKTKDLTLFNYI comes from the coding sequence ATGATGAATCGTATTTCTAGCTTCCATAACTATCAGTCGGTGCAGAACGACTTACGTCGCTCGGAAGCAAAAGTGCATCACAACCAAGCGCAATTAGCATCGGGTAAAAAGTTAATGAAAGCGAGTGACGATCCACTCGCCACGCATTACATACAGAACATCGGTCAGCAGAAAGAGCAACTGCGTCAGTTTACCGATGCAATTACTCTTTCCCGTAATCGCCTAGAGCATCATGAAGTCATTATCTCCAATGCGGAAGATTATGCTGATGAAGCAAAACGAACCGTAATGGAAATGATCAATGGTTCGTTGTCACCGGAAGACCGTTTCGCGAAACGCCGTGAAATGCAGGAAATTGCCGATAACTTCTTGAATCTAGTAAATGTTCAGGATGAGTCTGGGAACTATATTTTTGCTGGAACTAAGCCTAAGAATCAGCCTTTCTTTCGTGATAAAGATGGTGACGTCGTATATGCAGGCGATGATTATCAACGCAAGATGAAAATCTCTAACAGTTTAGAAATGCCAATCAACGATCCAGGCAGCAAATTGTTTATGGAGATTGATAACCCGTTTGGTGATTTTGAGCCTAAATACACTCTAAACGAGACTTCAGAGCTCTTACTTGAGCGCGCGAACAATATCAACCCTGATGATACCTCTACTTACAAGGTGACATTTGTTGATATGCCTGATGGAAAATACGGTTATCAACTTGAGCGTGATGGTGCAGTGGTAAAAGCCGATACCTTCGATCCTGCCGTGGGTATCAAGTTTGAAGATGTGTCGATTCAAGTAAAAGGGCAAATTACTAAAGGTGACCAAATTACTTTAGAGCCCAAACGCACTTATAGCATTTTTGAAACCTTTCAAGATGCGATGGCACTGTCGCAAGGCTCTGTATCTGACACATCAAACACCGCTCAGTTACACCGAGTTGTGGAAGAATTTCACTCTGCTTTTATTCACTTGAACAAGGCACGTACAGATGTGGGTGCTCGATTAAGTACGCTAGACATTCAAGAAGAGCAGCATGATGACTTCAATATGACATTGGCCAAGTCCAAAAGTAATTTTGAAGATCTTGATTATGCTGAAGCGATCATTGAGTTCAATGAGAACTCTCGTGCGCTCCAGGCATCTCAACAGGCATTTGGCAAAACCAAAGACCTGACACTATTTAATTATATCTAA
- the flgK gene encoding flagellar hook-associated protein FlgK: MSSDLLNLGSQSVLTAQRQLNTTGHNISNVNTEGYSRQSVIQGTNMPRQYGGETYGMGVHVEKVRRSWDQFAVNELNVSTTNYAHKVDDEANLEMLSNMLSSVASKKIPENLNEWFDAVKSLADSPNDVGARKVVLEKANLITQNLNDFHETVRRQSDVTNKKLDLGIERVNQLALEIRDLHRLMMRTPGPHNDLMDTHEKLIAELSEYTKVTVTPRKNAEGFNVHIGNGHTLVSGTEASELKMIDGYPDVHQRRLAMIEGKGIKAITTKDIDGKIGAMLTMRDEKIPQLMDELGKLATSFSYEVNSLQSQGLDLRGNIGGLMFTDVNSDFIAESRVVTSSNSKADLAVYIEDTSQLVGGQYSLQYVGGDYYVTRPSGEQFIVPVVDNAIALDGLRIDIRNGLEAGERVLIRPTRSGAAQMQMATNDPSDIAAQSYEASTTFAQGSAQFSIAQAGDLREFEVIISPDGQQFAVTDTKGNILLQPQAYPPSGAVTVQGTSFELTGGALPNDKFTANLVPSEGDNGNLLKMQNIQTDKKLNDGESTILDIYHNLNTDVGLQMSTASRLTDVSRLEKEAAQERVASISGVNLDEEAANMMKFQQAYMASSRIMQAANDTFNTILALR, translated from the coding sequence ATGTCGTCTGATCTTCTGAATCTTGGTTCGCAAAGCGTTCTCACAGCTCAGAGACAATTAAACACCACCGGTCATAACATCTCTAATGTGAATACAGAGGGTTATAGCCGTCAGTCGGTGATACAAGGCACAAATATGCCACGCCAATATGGCGGGGAAACCTATGGTATGGGCGTTCATGTGGAAAAAGTTCGCCGCTCTTGGGATCAGTTTGCCGTTAATGAACTTAATGTCTCCACCACCAATTACGCCCATAAAGTCGATGACGAAGCCAATTTGGAAATGCTTTCCAATATGTTGTCATCGGTTGCTTCGAAAAAAATTCCAGAAAACCTCAACGAGTGGTTTGATGCCGTTAAGTCATTGGCTGACAGCCCGAATGACGTGGGTGCGCGTAAAGTTGTGCTTGAAAAGGCAAACTTGATTACCCAGAACCTAAATGACTTCCATGAAACGGTTCGTCGTCAGTCTGATGTGACTAACAAGAAGCTTGATTTAGGTATCGAGCGTGTAAACCAGCTTGCTTTAGAGATCCGAGATTTACACCGTCTTATGATGCGTACACCTGGTCCACATAATGATTTGATGGATACGCATGAGAAGCTTATCGCAGAACTCTCTGAGTACACCAAAGTTACCGTAACGCCGCGCAAAAACGCAGAGGGTTTTAACGTTCATATTGGTAACGGCCATACCTTGGTTTCAGGTACTGAAGCCAGTGAGCTAAAAATGATTGATGGCTATCCAGATGTTCATCAACGTCGCTTAGCCATGATTGAAGGTAAGGGTATCAAAGCGATTACCACCAAAGATATTGATGGAAAAATCGGTGCCATGCTAACAATGCGTGACGAAAAGATTCCTCAGTTGATGGATGAACTTGGTAAGCTTGCAACTTCCTTCTCTTACGAAGTCAATAGCTTACAGTCCCAAGGTCTAGATTTACGTGGAAACATTGGTGGGTTGATGTTCACTGATGTGAACTCCGATTTTATTGCAGAGTCCCGTGTTGTCACTTCTTCTAACTCAAAAGCGGACTTGGCGGTTTATATCGAAGACACCAGTCAGCTCGTTGGCGGGCAATATTCTTTGCAATATGTGGGTGGTGATTATTATGTCACCCGTCCATCAGGTGAGCAGTTTATTGTTCCGGTTGTCGATAATGCTATCGCTTTAGATGGTTTGAGAATTGATATTCGCAACGGTTTAGAGGCCGGTGAAAGAGTACTTATTCGTCCGACTCGGAGCGGCGCCGCTCAGATGCAAATGGCTACCAATGATCCCAGTGATATTGCCGCGCAAAGTTATGAAGCCTCTACGACTTTTGCTCAAGGCAGTGCGCAATTTAGCATTGCTCAAGCAGGCGATTTGCGAGAGTTTGAAGTGATTATTTCACCTGATGGTCAGCAGTTTGCAGTAACGGATACTAAAGGGAACATTTTACTTCAACCACAAGCTTATCCACCTAGTGGCGCTGTAACGGTTCAGGGTACCTCATTTGAGCTTACTGGAGGCGCTCTGCCAAATGATAAGTTTACGGCAAATCTTGTCCCCTCTGAAGGTGACAACGGCAATCTACTAAAAATGCAAAACATCCAAACGGATAAGAAGCTTAATGATGGTGAGTCGACCATTCTCGACATTTACCACAACCTCAATACCGATGTCGGTCTTCAAATGTCTACGGCTTCGCGCTTAACCGATGTTTCTCGTTTGGAGAAAGAAGCCGCACAGGAAAGAGTTGCATCGATTTCAGGTGTTAACCTGGATGAAGAAGCGGCCAACATGATGAAGTTTCAGCAAGCTTATATGGCGTCGTCGCGCATCATGCAGGCGGCTAACGACACTTTTAACACCATTCTTGCGCTGAGATAA
- the flgJ gene encoding flagellar assembly peptidoglycan hydrolase FlgJ, with amino-acid sequence MINNGNDIGFIHDIAGLDKLRKQAVEGDEGSEKAALTAAAKQFEAIFTSMLFKSMRDANSTFESGLMDSQNQQFYRQMMDEQMSSELSASGSLGLADMIVAQLSTGSVENQSAKARNEDFEAVMEKIDRIRHERADATSVELPLQPQPSRFESPETFVTSMKPYAEKAARALGIDSSLLLAQAALETGWGQKVVNNSRGSSNNLFNIKADRSWSGDKVSTQTLEYHQGVPVKENAAFRSYANYEESFNDYVRFLNENPRYTTALRHGGNNEEFIRGIHQAGYATDPRYADKVLSVKARIDQM; translated from the coding sequence ATGATTAACAATGGTAATGACATCGGCTTTATTCACGATATTGCAGGCTTAGATAAGTTACGTAAGCAAGCAGTGGAAGGTGACGAAGGTAGTGAAAAAGCAGCGCTAACCGCGGCAGCCAAGCAATTTGAAGCGATTTTTACCTCGATGCTGTTCAAATCCATGCGTGATGCCAACTCGACTTTTGAGTCGGGTTTGATGGACAGTCAAAACCAGCAGTTTTATCGACAAATGATGGACGAGCAGATGTCCAGTGAGCTAAGCGCTTCAGGTTCACTTGGCTTGGCCGATATGATTGTCGCTCAACTTTCTACGGGCAGCGTTGAAAATCAGAGTGCCAAAGCGCGCAATGAAGATTTTGAAGCTGTGATGGAGAAAATTGACCGTATTCGCCATGAACGTGCTGATGCAACTAGCGTTGAATTACCTTTACAGCCTCAACCATCTCGCTTTGAGTCGCCGGAAACCTTCGTCACGTCAATGAAGCCTTATGCTGAAAAAGCGGCAAGAGCGCTTGGTATCGACTCATCGCTTCTACTGGCTCAAGCCGCGTTAGAAACGGGTTGGGGGCAGAAAGTAGTTAATAACTCTCGTGGCAGCAGTAATAACCTATTCAATATTAAGGCAGATCGAAGCTGGTCAGGTGATAAAGTTTCTACTCAAACTTTAGAGTATCACCAAGGCGTGCCAGTTAAAGAGAATGCCGCTTTCCGCTCGTACGCTAACTATGAAGAGAGCTTTAACGACTACGTGCGTTTTCTTAATGAAAACCCTCGCTATACCACAGCTTTACGTCATGGCGGCAATAACGAAGAATTTATTCGCGGCATCCACCAAGCAGGCTATGCAACCGACCCTAGATACGCAGACAAAGTTCTCAGCGTAAAAGCGCGTATTGATCAGATGTAA
- a CDS encoding flagellar basal body P-ring protein FlgI codes for MKKLFLLLTSMMFVATSVQAARIKDVSQVAGVRSNQLVGYGLVTGLPGTGESTPFTDQSFNAMLQNFGIQMPPGTKPKSKNVAAVIVTAELPAFSKQGQTIDVTVSSIGSAKSLRGGTLMQTMLKGLDGQIYAVAQGNLVVSGFSATGADGSKIVGNNPTAGMISNGAMVEREIPTPFSRGDYITFNLLESDFTTAQRMADAVNNFLGPQMAAAVDATSVKVRAPRDITQRVAFLSAIENIEFNPAEGSAKIIVNSRTGTIVVGKHVRLKPAAVTHGGMTVAIKENLNVSQPNAFGGGETVVVPDTDIEVTEEQGKMFKFEPGLTLDDLVRAVNEVGAAPSDLMAILQALKQAGAIEGQLIVI; via the coding sequence ATGAAAAAGTTGTTTCTCCTTTTAACCAGTATGATGTTTGTCGCGACGTCGGTCCAGGCCGCACGTATCAAAGATGTCTCGCAAGTTGCTGGTGTGCGTAGTAACCAATTGGTTGGCTATGGTTTGGTCACAGGTTTACCTGGCACCGGAGAATCTACACCTTTTACTGATCAAAGCTTTAATGCAATGTTGCAAAACTTTGGCATTCAAATGCCACCGGGCACAAAGCCAAAAAGTAAGAACGTTGCTGCCGTGATTGTGACTGCTGAGCTGCCTGCCTTTTCAAAGCAAGGCCAAACCATTGATGTGACCGTGTCCTCGATAGGTTCGGCTAAAAGCCTACGAGGCGGGACGCTTATGCAGACAATGCTTAAAGGTCTCGATGGGCAAATCTATGCCGTAGCACAGGGCAACCTTGTCGTCAGTGGTTTTAGTGCAACAGGGGCGGATGGCTCAAAAATTGTCGGCAATAACCCGACAGCGGGCATGATTTCTAATGGCGCTATGGTTGAACGTGAGATACCCACTCCGTTTAGCCGTGGTGACTACATCACGTTTAACCTGCTTGAATCTGATTTTACCACTGCGCAGCGCATGGCTGATGCGGTAAACAATTTCCTTGGTCCGCAAATGGCCGCTGCGGTTGATGCGACGTCTGTGAAAGTACGTGCTCCGCGTGACATTACTCAACGCGTGGCTTTCTTATCTGCAATTGAAAATATCGAATTTAATCCTGCTGAAGGCTCGGCAAAAATCATTGTCAACTCACGCACTGGTACGATAGTGGTGGGTAAGCATGTGCGTTTGAAGCCTGCTGCGGTCACTCATGGCGGTATGACGGTGGCGATCAAAGAAAACCTCAATGTTAGTCAGCCTAACGCGTTTGGTGGCGGAGAAACCGTTGTCGTGCCTGATACGGATATCGAGGTAACGGAAGAGCAAGGTAAAATGTTTAAGTTTGAGCCGGGTCTGACATTGGATGATCTGGTTCGAGCGGTGAATGAAGTTGGCGCAGCACCTTCGGACTTAATGGCAATTCTGCAAGCGCTTAAGCAAGCAGGGGCGATTGAAGGTCAACTGATCGTTATCTAA
- the flgH gene encoding flagellar basal body L-ring protein FlgH, which yields MKRIIALFTVAVMSGCSMLEPPIETPDVTQGTTTVDAVEGDKSEQESSGLIDSLRNRTDPVSGDPAWAPIHPKHKPEHYAAATGSLFDTASTNSLYDDSKPRGIGDIITVTLDESTKAAKSSDADLSKNNDASMDPLEVGGQQLNIGDYNFSYNLSNDNKFKGSAAANQSNSISGSITVEVIEVLANGNLIIRGEKWLTLNTGDEYIRLSGTIRPDDIKYDNTIASNRISNARIQYSGTGTQQDMQEPGFLARFFNVSL from the coding sequence ATGAAACGCATAATCGCACTTTTTACAGTAGCAGTGATGTCTGGATGCTCGATGTTAGAGCCGCCAATTGAAACCCCAGATGTGACTCAAGGCACGACGACTGTCGATGCTGTTGAAGGGGATAAATCGGAGCAGGAAAGTTCTGGGCTAATTGATTCTCTACGTAACCGTACAGACCCTGTCTCAGGTGATCCGGCTTGGGCGCCAATTCACCCTAAGCACAAACCTGAGCACTATGCAGCGGCAACAGGTTCACTCTTCGACACGGCAAGCACTAATAGCCTATATGATGACTCTAAACCGCGTGGCATTGGAGATATCATTACCGTAACACTTGATGAGAGCACCAAAGCAGCGAAAAGCTCGGATGCAGATCTATCGAAAAACAATGATGCGTCAATGGACCCACTAGAAGTTGGTGGACAACAACTGAATATTGGCGACTACAATTTCTCTTATAACTTAAGTAACGACAACAAGTTCAAGGGCAGTGCAGCAGCCAACCAGAGCAACAGTATTTCTGGCTCAATTACGGTTGAGGTTATCGAAGTACTGGCCAATGGCAACTTGATTATTCGCGGTGAAAAGTGGCTTACACTTAATACTGGCGATGAGTACATTCGCTTGAGCGGCACTATCCGTCCGGATGACATTAAGTATGATAATACGATTGCATCGAACCGAATTTCTAATGCTCGTATTCAGTACTCAGGCACTGGAACGCAACAAGATATGCAAGAACCGGGATTCTTGGCACGATTCTTTAATGTCTCCCTATAA
- the flgG gene encoding flagellar basal-body rod protein FlgG: MHPALWVSKTGLDAQQTNISTISNNLANASTVGYKKSRAVFEDLFYQNINQPGGQSSQNTELPSGLMLGAGSKVVATQKVHTQGNTQTTNNSLDMMIEGDGFFQILMPDGNIGYSRNGQFTVNDEGVIVTSGAGYALEPEIAIPEDAISITVGTDGEVSVRVRGQQDNQVVGQIATVDFINPGGLEPIGQNLYLPTGASGDPQEGVPGFDGFGEVRQSMLETSNVNVTEELVNMIEAQRVYEMNSKVISAVDKMMSFVNQQL, translated from the coding sequence ATGCATCCGGCACTATGGGTAAGTAAAACGGGCTTAGACGCTCAACAAACCAATATTTCAACCATTTCAAACAACTTGGCGAACGCTTCAACCGTTGGTTATAAAAAGAGCCGCGCGGTTTTTGAAGATTTGTTCTACCAGAACATCAATCAGCCAGGTGGTCAGTCTTCTCAGAACACCGAACTGCCAAGCGGCTTAATGCTAGGCGCAGGTTCTAAGGTTGTTGCGACACAAAAAGTCCATACTCAAGGCAACACTCAAACAACTAACAATAGCCTGGATATGATGATTGAAGGTGACGGCTTCTTCCAGATTCTGATGCCAGACGGCAACATTGGTTATTCTCGTAACGGTCAATTTACTGTTAACGACGAAGGGGTCATTGTGACTTCAGGTGCAGGTTATGCCCTTGAGCCTGAAATTGCTATCCCAGAAGATGCGATTAGCATTACGGTGGGTACGGATGGTGAGGTCTCTGTTCGCGTTCGTGGTCAGCAAGACAACCAAGTGGTTGGTCAGATTGCAACGGTGGATTTCATTAACCCAGGTGGCTTAGAGCCAATTGGTCAAAACCTTTACTTACCAACAGGTGCGAGTGGTGATCCTCAAGAGGGCGTACCGGGTTTTGACGGTTTTGGTGAAGTCAGACAATCGATGCTAGAAACCTCCAACGTTAACGTGACCGAAGAGCTAGTGAATATGATCGAAGCTCAGCGTGTGTATGAAATGAATTCTAAAGTCATCTCTGCTGTCGATAAGATGATGAGCTTCGTGAATCAGCAGCTGTAA
- the flgF gene encoding flagellar basal-body rod protein FlgF, producing the protein MDRALFLAMSGAKQNMQALQLRANNLANVSTTGFRADLAQARSMQAYGDGLPSRVFSMTERPGHNFQQGSVITTGRDLDVTIQGDGWISVLDKTGKEGLTRNGNLKIDVNGLLVSGNGNLVLGETGAPITLPIPISKVEIGNDGTISVVPQGAPADAIEVVDRIKLTRTNNQSLFKDINGLFRAKDPNAAYEADASVKLLTGAIEGSNVNAIGEMTNLIDLQRQFEMQVKMMSTAEDMDKASDSLLRMS; encoded by the coding sequence ATGGATCGTGCACTGTTTCTCGCTATGAGCGGCGCCAAGCAAAATATGCAGGCTTTGCAGCTCAGAGCAAACAACTTGGCGAACGTCAGTACCACGGGTTTCCGTGCTGATTTGGCGCAAGCTCGCTCAATGCAAGCGTACGGCGATGGTCTACCAAGCCGTGTGTTTAGCATGACAGAACGTCCGGGACATAATTTCCAACAAGGCAGCGTGATTACCACTGGGCGTGACTTAGATGTCACCATCCAAGGTGATGGCTGGATCTCTGTACTTGATAAAACGGGTAAAGAAGGTCTTACGCGCAACGGTAACCTAAAGATTGATGTCAATGGCTTGCTGGTTAGCGGCAACGGTAATCTTGTTCTAGGTGAAACGGGTGCACCAATCACATTGCCTATCCCAATCAGTAAAGTTGAGATTGGTAACGACGGTACGATTTCAGTTGTTCCTCAAGGCGCTCCAGCCGATGCAATTGAAGTTGTTGACCGTATCAAACTCACTCGCACCAACAATCAATCACTATTCAAAGATATTAACGGCTTGTTCCGTGCAAAAGATCCTAATGCGGCATACGAAGCGGATGCCAGTGTAAAACTGCTCACAGGCGCAATTGAAGGTAGTAACGTCAATGCTATTGGCGAGATGACCAATCTAATTGACTTGCAACGTCAGTTTGAAATGCAAGTAAAAATGATGAGCACAGCAGAAGATATGGACAAAGCGTCTGATTCTCTGCTTCGTATGAGCTAA
- the flgE gene encoding flagellar hook protein FlgE translates to MSYVALSGLSAAQLDLNTTSNNIANANTYGFKESRAEFGDVYSNSLFTHAKTTPGQGVQAAKVAQQFHEGSSIYTNNPMDLRISGTGFFAVAKDRLTPTTNELTRNGAFHLNKDNYMVTANDEFLLGYQVNKDTGDVLSYEPSPINIPKEFGKPKQTSNIDVGVNLPAGGDLKDPALFDYTDPETYNRSTSSTIYDSMGQSYKLTTYYLKDQTQPNTWQTYYTVTDSAGEKPINIVGGDATAPTGHIGHTMRFNNDGTLASLNNGQNIVSEPLGTGANPIELNGADVNQTLSFGLQDATQFAAPFELTKFDEDGATTGFLTKVDFDENGSVLGTYSNGENIVLGRVSLVRVANEQGLDKKGGTQWDSTQFSGDKIWGESNKGSFGTISSGTLEQSNIDMTQELVDLISAQRNFQANSRSLEVHNQTQQNILQIR, encoded by the coding sequence ATGTCATATGTTGCACTAAGCGGTTTGTCCGCAGCTCAGTTAGATCTGAACACAACCAGTAACAACATTGCGAACGCGAACACGTACGGCTTTAAGGAGTCTCGTGCTGAATTTGGCGATGTTTACTCAAATTCACTTTTTACTCATGCGAAAACAACACCCGGACAAGGTGTGCAAGCGGCTAAGGTTGCTCAGCAGTTCCACGAAGGCTCTAGTATTTATACTAACAACCCGATGGACTTGCGTATTAGCGGCACTGGCTTTTTTGCAGTAGCAAAAGATCGTCTAACACCAACGACCAATGAGTTAACGCGTAATGGTGCATTCCACCTAAACAAAGATAACTACATGGTCACGGCGAACGATGAGTTTTTGCTAGGCTATCAGGTGAATAAAGATACAGGTGATGTTCTTTCTTATGAGCCTTCGCCAATCAACATTCCAAAAGAGTTCGGTAAGCCAAAGCAGACATCAAACATTGATGTAGGTGTTAACCTTCCTGCTGGTGGTGATCTCAAAGATCCTGCGCTATTTGATTACACCGACCCTGAAACTTACAACCGTTCAACTTCATCGACTATTTATGACTCTATGGGTCAATCGTACAAGCTGACGACTTACTACCTCAAAGATCAAACTCAACCAAACACTTGGCAGACTTACTATACAGTCACCGATAGTGCGGGTGAGAAGCCGATCAATATTGTAGGTGGTGATGCGACAGCACCTACAGGCCATATTGGTCATACGATGAGATTCAATAATGATGGTACTTTAGCGAGTCTTAACAATGGTCAAAACATTGTGTCTGAGCCTCTAGGTACAGGTGCAAATCCAATTGAGCTTAACGGTGCTGACGTAAACCAGACTCTTTCATTCGGCCTACAAGATGCGACTCAGTTTGCTGCTCCATTTGAATTGACTAAATTCGATGAAGATGGTGCGACGACAGGTTTCTTAACTAAGGTTGACTTCGATGAGAATGGTAGCGTTTTAGGTACTTACTCTAACGGCGAAAACATCGTTCTAGGTCGTGTTTCATTGGTTCGTGTAGCGAATGAGCAAGGGCTAGATAAGAAGGGTGGTACTCAGTGGGATTCTACTCAGTTCTCTGGTGACAAGATTTGGGGTGAGTCCAATAAAGGTTCATTCGGTACGATCAGTAGCGGTACTCTAGAGCAGTCGAATATCGACATGACTCAAGAGCTGGTTGACTTGATTTCTGCGCAACGCAACTTCCAAGCTAACTCTCGCTCGCTAGAAGTTCATAACCAAACGCAACAGAACATCTTACAGATTCGTTAA
- the flgD gene encoding flagellar hook assembly protein FlgD — MADGINNVGQSGLSYVDQLKQLQDKNKPNETTGKQDLKQEDFLSLLTKQLAQQDPFKPVSNDQMIAQMASFATVDGIGKMNNQFETLNASMTSNQALQASSLVGRDVLVPGAAGVKADDGSMAAMVKLPQSVDNLMVRVEDQMGQLIRTFDVGSKPPGDSRIEWDGKDQNGNPLPAGKYNVKASGLLDGKAKEFEVSTYANVNSVLLGKGDGNVLLNLAGFESPVRLAEVLEVGKA, encoded by the coding sequence ATGGCCGATGGCATTAATAATGTTGGTCAAAGCGGCTTGTCCTATGTAGACCAGCTTAAACAGCTTCAGGACAAGAACAAGCCCAACGAGACAACAGGTAAGCAGGATCTTAAACAAGAAGACTTCTTATCTCTGCTCACTAAGCAACTTGCCCAGCAAGACCCATTTAAGCCGGTTAGCAATGACCAGATGATTGCACAGATGGCGTCATTCGCGACGGTGGACGGAATCGGCAAAATGAACAATCAGTTTGAAACACTGAATGCGTCGATGACTTCTAACCAAGCGCTTCAAGCTTCTTCTCTTGTTGGTCGAGACGTTCTCGTCCCTGGTGCAGCAGGAGTTAAAGCAGATGACGGCTCAATGGCTGCCATGGTGAAACTTCCTCAATCTGTCGATAACTTGATGGTGCGAGTGGAAGATCAAATGGGTCAGCTAATCCGTACCTTTGATGTTGGCTCTAAACCACCAGGTGACAGCCGAATTGAATGGGACGGTAAAGATCAAAACGGTAATCCATTGCCGGCAGGTAAATACAATGTGAAAGCATCGGGTTTACTAGATGGCAAGGCCAAAGAGTTTGAGGTTTCGACCTACGCTAATGTAAACAGCGTTCTCTTAGGTAAAGGCGATGGTAACGTACTACTCAATCTGGCTGGCTTTGAGTCGCCAGTTCGACTTGCTGAAGTACTAGAAGTTGGCAAAGCGTAA
- the flgC gene encoding flagellar basal body rod protein FlgC: MSLFNVFNVTGSAMSAESVRLNTTSSNLANADSVSSSAKDTYKARHAVFGAELSKAKYGRDHTVPVKVMGIVESDKPLDAEYNPDHPLANDEGYIYKPNVNVMEEMANMISASRSYQTNVQVADASKQMLLRTLQMGQ; encoded by the coding sequence ATGAGCTTATTTAACGTTTTCAATGTAACTGGTTCTGCCATGAGCGCTGAATCTGTTCGTCTAAATACGACCTCAAGTAACTTAGCCAATGCGGACAGTGTCTCTAGTTCAGCGAAAGACACTTATAAAGCCCGCCATGCTGTGTTCGGTGCGGAGTTAAGTAAGGCAAAGTATGGCCGCGATCATACGGTGCCAGTGAAAGTGATGGGTATTGTAGAAAGCGATAAGCCGCTAGATGCGGAGTACAACCCTGACCATCCACTCGCAAATGACGAAGGGTATATCTACAAACCTAACGTTAATGTGATGGAAGAGATGGCTAACATGATTTCTGCTTCACGTTCTTACCAAACGAACGTTCAAGTAGCAGATGCAAGCAAACAAATGCTGCTGCGTACGCTGCAGATGGGTCAATAA
- the flgB gene encoding flagellar basal body rod protein FlgB: MAISFDNALGIHQHTVGVRERNAEVISTNIAQANTPGYKSKGMDFQKALQAATSEASIGLSRTDSRHIPASTRVTGEVLYRLPTQPDTGDGNTVDVDLERNLFMQNQIRHQASLDFLGSKFKNLTKAIKGGN; this comes from the coding sequence ATGGCTATTTCTTTCGACAACGCATTAGGTATCCACCAACACACGGTGGGCGTACGTGAGCGCAATGCTGAGGTGATTTCCACCAACATTGCTCAAGCGAACACGCCAGGCTACAAATCGAAAGGAATGGACTTCCAAAAGGCCTTGCAGGCGGCAACATCAGAGGCAAGCATCGGGCTTAGCCGTACTGATAGTCGGCATATTCCTGCCTCTACTAGGGTGACAGGGGAAGTCTTGTATCGTCTTCCTACACAACCTGACACAGGTGATGGCAACACGGTTGATGTGGATTTAGAGCGTAACTTGTTTATGCAAAATCAAATCAGACACCAAGCTTCACTTGACTTCTTAGGAAGTAAATTCAAGAACTTAACTAAAGCAATTAAAGGTGGTAACTGA